A segment of the Caretta caretta isolate rCarCar2 chromosome 13, rCarCar1.hap1, whole genome shotgun sequence genome:
agctggtataaactgttatagctccattgacttcagtggagctacaagtgatttacaccagctcaaaATCTTACTTGCAAACCACTTCCTGTGAAACCTCCACCCTCAATATTTGGATGGCTTCCTGTAGAAAGCTGGTCAAATACTGCAAAAGAATGTTTGCAGACACTTGTCTGAATTCTAAATTGGTGCTTTGCCTTGGGGTAAAGTTCTCAAAAGTGcctcagggtaaaattttcaaagtcaactaagtgacttaggtgcctaagtcccatccAATTTAGGAACAGATTTTCCAAGATGTTTTGACACCTAAATATTCAGAGAGATCTAGGGCTAGATTTTTAATGGTATGTAGGCACCTTATGGGATCTTCCAAAGCATATAGACACCTATAActcgttgatttcaatgggtcttAGGCACatcagtgcttttaaaaatcccattagacatccaaatacctttaaatatcCCAATAAGATTTAGAAAAGCACCTAAACAGATTAAAagcctaactcctattgacttttgTGGTTGTGGGTCATCAGAGAACAGAGACAACATCCCCCTGTTCCAGACAACCCACGCAGACTCTGATTAAGATGGAATGATCAGCTGGCAACTTTACAGCCAGATTCTATCCATGTTTCCCAGCACAAATGGCATTTTGGCTCCTAATTCCCCTAGGCTCTTTGGAAAACCACAGCCTAACCTTTCTCAGACGTGGAATCACTGTTATTAAAAGTGCTTCCATTTTTCAGGGCTAATAGAACTTTGTGGAATCTCACTAATATGTACTGGTGGGGGTTTCTTTGGAACAATATATtgctctttgttttattttagcttTTTGTTGTCTTTTATTGTTAAGggtgttttttctaaaaaaataaatgacttgCCATAATATAAGGGAAAACAAATGACACAATAATCAACTTTGTTTACAATGTAATAATAACAATGGGCCATGGCCAACTACACAAAAGCCAGGAAAGTAGATTTGAATTAGACCTCAAAACTACCAACATGATCAATTAAAACACAAACCAGTATGGGAATATGTATAGGAAACATCACATTAAAACTCTGTTGAATGATAAGGGATAACAGTGCGACCATCAAAATTAATAAATTAGGTTGCTCTCAACTCTGGGTCTTGGTTTGCATATAAGGGTGCTCTCCGAATGTAACTTTAGTAGTTAAACATATTTCACGACCTGGTGCTCATTACGTGGGAAGGATAAATCATCCTGCAAGCTAAATAAATGCTCAGCTCAATGATCTAGTTGTGGGATGAGTCCCACAAATTCTAGAGGATTGCACACTTTGTTGCTGACGCCGGCCTAACTGTCTGGTGGTGGGAGGGACAGGAATGCAGTCTCTCTCCCTGATTCTATAGCAATTTTACAGGATTTTGCCTCTAGATCTACCTATGATTTAGCTGCTCCAACCTTAATTGCTTCATCATTTTCAGATCAGCTAAAATTTCCCTGTGGCCATGCCCATGTGGCACTGTAGGCCAtgggagctgtcataaatataaagggaagggtaaacagctttaaatccctcctggccagaggaaaaaccctttcacctgtaaagggttaagaagctaggataacctcgctgccacctgaccaaaatgaccaatgaggaggcaagatactttcaaagctggaggggggagaaacaaaggttctatctgtctgtgtgatgcttttgccgggaacggaaaaggaatggagtcttagaacttagtaagtaatctagctagatatgtgttagattctgttttgtttaaatggatgataaaataagctgtgctgaatggaatgtatattcctgtttttgtgtctttttgtaacttaaggttttgtctagagagattctctatgttttgaatctgattaccctgtaaagtatttaccatcctgattttacagaggtgattcttttactttttcttcaattaaaattcttttaagaacctgattgctttttcattgttcttaagatccaagggtttgggtctgtgttcaccgatgcaaattggtgaggacttttatcaagccttccccaggaaagggggtgtagggtttgagaggattttggggggaaagacgtttcccagcgggctttttccctgttatatatttgttagacgcttcgtggtggcagcaataaagtccaagggcaaaaggtaaaatagtttgtaccttgggaaagttttaacctaagttggtaaaaataagcttaggggttttttcacgCAGGtcgccacatctgtaccctagagttcagagtggggaaggaaccttgacaggagcgtTGTGATGTCAGAGGTAGCGAAtcatcactcactcactcacttcaGCAACCCTGAGCCTAATCAACCATACTTTGGATGAACTAGAACAGCCTGATTGGGCAATGATCTTACTTGAGCCAGGCATAGCGTGGGGGCCGCCACAGTGCAGATCTCCAGCCACACTCCTACTCTGCCAGTACAGCTCCTGATCTGAAGTAGGCCCTACTATTCAAGTGCTCAACCTCCATAATGTAGCCCATTGGGCTAGTTTAGCCTTTATTATATTCAACtataatgcaaggaacctacaggcctgtatcctgtaagacattagcttcaggAAATTAGCATAAGTATAGCCAAGTGAAGTAGGCCTGTGACCATGGGCATAGATAAATGGCCTCTCTGTTGCCCTTAGATTTTGGGGAACTAAGAATAGAATTGCTCAATAACAGGAGTTGAAACCTAATGGTAATCGGCAGCCAAAGGACCATGGAAGTGATAACCGCAAATATGCTTGAGCAAGAAGTGATGGCTATGATAGTGAGTTAAATGGCATTAATATGTATTAATATATATACATAAGGATAAGTGCACCCCAATATTATGATGGTAAGGACGTTAGATCTGGGCATGGATGGCTGAGCATTAGCATGAATATTCAACCCTATAGTAGGGCAAACCACCATGTGGATGGAAAGCACTTTCCATCATCTGATCTTTCAACTCTATTGTTATCTACCATCAGTTTTGGTCATTGAGGAACCTGAACCATTGGACTCATTTGGCATGCCAGGGACAgggctggtcctttgtctcttaccaTTAAGTCCTCAAGGAAGGGTGGAAGTATGCAAATCTAAAAGCATATTCAAAGAATGATGCCACAGATATCCCCAATAATGTATTATTCCTATCTGTTTATGTGGTATGGAGCTTTTCTGGCTTTCTTCCTGATTCTAATAAAAAGCTCTACGGTTGTGCTTTGCCCTCAGTATGAGTGTCTTTGCTATACACCTCAAGGTTCCCTACAGGGTACTGAACTCATTGGTTTTAGTTCTgtgtagcctgattctgggacaagAACTATCTTACCCCCAGTTCATTAATCAGATCAATTAGTAAGCAATACAAATATTATTAACTATTAAAAATAATCAGGCAACAACCTCCACCCAACTCTGTCAGAGCACCTCAGCAGTTTCCTTTGCTGACTATGTAATTAACAATGGATACATCCATACAGATCCTGGTAAGTGACTTTGAAGCCTAACAATTTAGAACCTTcagcataaaaaaaaatcccttctacTTGTAGCCTGATGAATTGTTGCAATTATAAAATTGTTTATTATCATAGGTTCTTTATTTAGGGGGCTACTTAGAGATCACTAGGAAAATGAAGTTGGTGAAGCACACACAGAAACTTCATGagctttaattaaaaatacagacaaATATAATTGAAATAGCAGTATACATAAGTATAAGAAAAAGTTAAGTACAATAAAGTGGTTTTCTGCATTGTTGATACATACAGTCTTACGTTGTGCATACGTATAATTTGTTGGAGACCATTAGAAACAAAGATGGAAGGAAAAGTACCTGGAGATCACCCCGAGAGGAAGGAGCCGGGCTAGGCTTCCTACCCAATTGTCTCATGTCATCATCCCTGTGTCCCAGCTAGGGATAAGTTTGACAAACTTTTGAAACCCTTTTCCCATTCCATCCACATATATCTGGGACCATATCTGATCATATCCAGTCTCATGTTTGGTATCCTGGGAGATTAATTTTAGGGTTCCGGTTGTCCACATGTAGTGTTCCAGTTGACCATAATAACATTTCTAACAGTTAACACAAACATTTCTGTCGGTCCCTTTCCCAGTGGTTTTGATACATCAATGCAGTCAACTCATATTGAAAAAAGTCCATAAGATGCTACTATCTGTTCCTTTGTGGTTTACCTGTTTCTCAACAAATGCATTGCTAAACTACCACAAGATACATATTGCTACACTTTATAACCTTAGATCAAGCTCGTATCATTCTATAACCTTCAGTCAAGCACATAATATCCATGTTATCTTATACCAGCTACCAACTTCTACTAGGCCTCACTCTAAGCCCTTAACATTTAATGCTTAAAACCTAGAGCCAGTCTACtattaatacatatattttggTTCGTCTACTTGACAATACAGCTCCAAAACTTCCATTATTATTTCTATAAGGATGCGTAGCAGATATATTATATTTTACTCAAAATTACAAACCCTCCAAGACCAGGTCATGGGTCAACAGTCTACAATTTTATCTCTTCTGTGAAAAAAAATAGCAGGTTATTATTGTAAATGAGGAGAGCTATAAAGACATCATCTCCACAAAGAAAGTGGATTAGTATTTGAGGTCAGATTTAGGTGTCTGACACCCATTTTAAGACAAAAGGAATTGGTGGTCTTTTGAAATTTTCTGTCTCAGTGCTGTTGCCTACTTTTCTATTATATAAATGATGTTTAAGAATGTTTTTGTCCATTTGACTAACTTTCTACTAAATCCATCTTGTTGGTAAATGACTTCGTATCCCACTCAATGCCTTTCCCAAAGCTTCCTTCGCCTCTTTGTTTCTTAGAGTGTAAATGAAAGGGTTTAATAGCGGAGTTACAATAGTGTTAAAGATGTTGATTGTTTTGTTCAAATCCAATGAGTTCTGTGCAGAAGGCTTGACGTACAGAAAAATGATGGAGCCGTACCAGATAGTCACAACAGTGAGATGGGCTGAGCaagtggaaaaggccttttgccgGCCTTGGACTGATGGGATTCTCAAGATGGTGGAGATGATGTAAATGTAGGAGATCTGGGTTACTGCACATGAGACCATGACAACGATGATTGAGACCATGAACATTGCAAGCTCAACAAGGCTGGTGTCAGTGCAGGAGAGCGCTATACAGGAATCTACATCACAAAGGAAATAATTGATGATGTTAGGGCCACAGAAAGACAACCTGGATATTAGAGATGCCAACACAAAGATAGCCAGGAACCCGCACAGCCAACAGAGGAAGGCCAGTTGAGCAGAGAAGGTGTTGGTCATAAGGGATGAGTATCGCAATGGGTGGCATATGGCCAGATAGGGGTCATAGGCCATGACAGCCAGGAGGAAACATTCTGTGGAGCCCAGGATGCAAACAGTGAAAGAGATGGTTTGGCTTGTCCCCAGCATGACACCAATGGCCTTGGGAACACATGCTGTGGTGTACCAGATCTCCAGGAAGGAGAGATtgcagaggaagaaatacatgggggtTTGGAGCCGGGGGTGAATCCACACTAAGGTTATGATGGACACATTCCCTACAATTGTTAGGACATACATCACAGAAAACAGCACAACAAGGGATGTTCGGAAATACTAAGTGCCGGGAAAGCCCCGGAAGATGAACTCCTGCACGCTGGTTCGGTTTTCTGTTTCTGTACTAGTCACAAAGCCCATCTGCCAAGACAAAAGTGACCATTGGCGGCAGGCAGATAAAAATGCTGAACACACAGCATTGAACACACAGCATTGTAACACTTTATTCTGTTGTAATGACTGTCAAAGACCTTGTGTAGATGGAAAGTCAGTGCATGGGAAGCTGGGGTGTGAGTCAACAGTACACTATGTGTTAATGTAGGCATTGATACTGCTCACTAAAAAGTCCCCATTGACCAACTTCTGCTTCAAAGCacagtaaataaaaaaacaaacactgggGAACATTTAGTAGGCAAAAGCATGGTCCACACAGAGAAttctggtatgtctacactctaCACATCTTTTGGAGGTGTGTAGGTTACATACGCATCTCACCCCCCTACCACAGGCATacatagctgtgtagacagtgaggggctgcttaggcaagtagagtaaAGGCATGCCTGAACCCTGAGGCTATGTACCCAATAGGTACCCTACACAGCTCTGTATTCATCTAAGCAGGGCCTCTCCCATCAATACTGTTATTGTTAGCAGTGTAGTGTCATACTGCCTGCCTGTGCCAGGAATATTttgctgtggtggggaaaggctccaacagGGGGAGTTGCATGAGCCCTCTCACGCTGACCCCCACTGCTGGCGTCTTTCTCTGTTGCAGAGTAAGTATTGTGCAGCTAGGAGCTGCCAGAGCttttccccaccacagtgaaGTAccccagcagtggggaaaggctctggcagaggggagacagcaggaaAAGATTCTGGCATGTCCCCCTGGTAAAGGCTTTCCTCACTACCAAagcctttcactgctgtgtgTACCTACCCACCACAGTGTGGACGCAGCCTCCTCTTCACTGTGGTGCTTAACTGCGTATGCCCAGCACGCTGCCGCAAGTAGTGTGCGGTGTAGATGTAGCCACAGTGTCTGCTGTAGATTCACAGCCGAGCTTGCTGCACTTTAACTCTCCATCTGCACAAACCCAAATATGTTATTCACCTTACTTCAAAATAACACCAGCTTTGTTTCAACACACATACTTGTTAATTTTCCAGCAATGTTCAGGTGATTGCTAAGTATGCTGAGAAGCATCAACATTCCtgtaagatttatttatttttaagcatgttGACACATTAATCAGTCaacttgttagggggcttattccttcacccacttacttccctggtccttctcgcatgaacagagagcaacaatacccgaagtccaaaggtgcaaacaattcaatgtttattggggtgaacttccagcaagcatgattccagtttccttccttagtgtcccccttcccagctctgacaccacagagccttacacctgtgtccctgttcccattcctgcccttagccaaacatgattccaatttccttacccccattcccatttccccccttagcaaaacatgattccaatttccccactcccattccctgttcccatttccccccttagcaaaacatgattccaatttccccacccccattccctgttcccattgccccccactcccccacttcctgattgactgcagactatatagtaaaacttgagttctgcttagctataccttaaccaatcattttcctgaaatttaactaaccaatcctaacatattataacatgattatgtaaccaattatatcccaccaccttaattagtttacacccagcaaaattaattatacagcagacagaaacaatcacagaaccagacagagattatacagacaaacaatagcaaagtgggaactataatgacaaaacaatacagaagtgaggatttcacatcccagctattgataagtgagttcttgccagacaggatgctatcaaactaagtttccttttacattttctaggcacttccctttctctggaggtggtaggacaggattgtattcctaacagcccaatagcaccttatttcagtgtgactagtttggaatgtgagcaggtgaccgtttgcttcccagcttatggctgcctctgctgcttagccaaaggccttagcctaagaacagggcctcagactgtcacagtaggagaaggaccttacaccggcagacagtggttttgattctttcttttatacctctataactagccaagtgataagaatacacctacattcttagagtataggcctttacagacaggcccgcatatctatatcctaacacaatTCATCtgctttaaacttttaaaaacccACCAGATGCTGACACACATCTTTAGGTATttaaatacctttgcaaatctgtCCCTGTGCAGCCTAATTCTCATTGAACGTCTGTAGGACTTAGGCTCGCTCATAAATCACAAAAATTCATCTAGTCTGGAATCCAATTACTGATAAAAGTGAGAACAAATGGAAAAGACTGACTCTACAGATAGTTTGGGCACTTGCCCAAGTCTGAGTCCATCCTACAAATCAACCAGAGTTGGGACTTATATATGACTCTATCATGGCCCAGGTGACTGCTGAAACCATCTGGATGTTGAGGGGAGGTCTCTTGCTCTCctgttttttatttctaaaacttTTGAAAGGTCTCATGTTCTTTCTGtgttcaaacaaaacaaagcttgaAACCTTTTTTTCATCCGCAAAACGGAATTCTTGTTTTTCAGCGAGTAAAgcctttagaaaatcccaccccAAATTCTCAGAAACAAGGAAGTAACATTTGAAATTAGAAATTATGTTTATTATTTACTGTGTGTCTTCTGGTAGAATGTTAAGGTCCCAGCTAGGGCTGTGACTCCGTTGTGTTGGGCACTGCACAATCATAACATAGAAGACCACCCCTactccaaaaagcttacaatctaaaaggcAGGACACACAAATAGAGACAGGCAAAGAACAAATAAACAGCTTTCCACAAATACACTAAAATTGTTTCCCCATTTTCCTTTCACATTTCCCTCTTCCACTCACCTCCCCTGGGCTCAGCCTTCAGACAAACCCTTACAGCCTGGACTGGTCCAGAACAATAGCCTAATTAGTTAGGAATCATGTTCCAAACACTGCCAGATGCCAAATGCTTAAGGAACAACCGACAACCCACCCTACTACTCTGTTTACATCTGCCACATTGTACAAAGAACATTGCTCCCTGTACTGAAACAGACATCAGTTTGTAGAAGAAAGACTAAATGATTGGTAGTTATTGCAGCCTGATATATTCAAACAGGTTGGAAGCAGTCCATGCAATAGCAGCTGGACAGCCAATTCCTTTATGCTTCTTTGAAAACCCCAGCTGCAATGGCCATCCTTTCCATTTAAATTTGAATTTATTCTTGCACAGATAACAATACTTAGCCCTTGTATAGCTCTTTAGGCCACAAAGCAATGTACAAAGAATGGCTATTAATCCACACAATATAACCACACAGTAGAAGCCTGATTTAAGGAACTTTGGAGTGAAAGGTTGACTAGGTCAGCcgattgttcccattttacaggtggggaaactgaagcagggatGTGTTCAGAGGACAGAGACAGCTGAGGATAGAACCCAAGAGTTGAAATTCCCACTTCTATTCCCCGTGAACAGACAAGAAATAGATCTATCTATCTTTTTCTCATTTGCCTCAATAAACTTGCTGTACCAGTAAAATTCACAGGCCAATTTATAAGAGCTACTTGAGAATTTTCCATCAACAAATTTTATCCATAGACACCGTCTTTTTGATGAAACAGAGATTTTTGCAaatgaacaaataaaataattttgggaCTTTcactaaaacaataaaaacaagaaGTTTGTGGTGACTAAAAGAACCATTCTGACTGAAATTTCAAAACTTGTGGTTAgctgaaaacttttttttgctattttatttttgacaaaaaaatgaaaaaaagagaacttttgacaaaaaacaaaagtattttcatTTCTGTCAAAAAATTTGATGTAAAACCATAACTTCCCAATTGGCTCTATTAGTTATGCAATTTacaaaaaatacaatttctttttgtTCATCCTAAACTTTATACTATATGAAAAAAGAGTGATGAGATATACTCAATATACTCATTCTTTCACTATTGCTATGTTGACTCCTCTGTGAGGCAAAGTTTTTAAATGGCACTTTTCAGATAGCTTGCATTACCAAGAAAGGCAAACCTATTCATCAGTACAATTGCTTTAAACTATAATGGCATGATAGGCTTCATCTGGCTAATGAATCTaaagtaccctgtcttctgatagAGTTTGTTAATACAAACTCGTTTCTTTCACCTTCTTTCTCTTCCCAGATGACACACAATAGCATGGCTGCTGAAAAATGGTGCATCAGAAGGTGATgtatcttcctccctccccccccccaacaaaataCATATCAAATAGAGGAATATTGCACACCTGGTTCATATGTATATCAAGATCATTTTGCAGTATAAAGAGCTTTAAAATATGTGTGATTAGTATAATTCCCTCCAATTTTAAGTCCCATTCTactgccagagtggtgcaaagTGTTGTTAGTAAAAATGAGACTCTGCCTCTTCAAAACCAAAAGTCTCAGGCAAATTCCGTAGATTTTGACATTTGGTGGGATTCTCTTTCCAACAACATCCAATAGGCTTTACCCCTACCTACCTTGTTAATGAACGGCAGCTCAAACTGGCTGCAAGGGGAGGTTTGTTTTGTACTCCACCCCTATCTCCCCAGCACTCTGGGGATATTTGATCTCAACAGAGTTTCACAGACTTCCCTAGGATATGTAACACACTCTGCTGTGCCAGGCTGGTCTCCTGGTGAAAGTACAGACTGGAGAAAAGAATTCTAGGCCTGTCTTTGCCAAACTCTCACTACACAGGGGGAGCTTTGGTCTGTTACTCTAAGCCCTCCGCAGCCTCATTTTCCCCAGCTGTCAAATAATGGCAAATGCCAAATATGACCCCTTCCACTTGCTGTGCAAAGACAAATAGCTGGACAGAGGAAGCCTCAACTGTGAATTTTATTGGTGCCACAAAACCAAGGAATTGTGTTTTCTATACTTGATATCATCACTGGCACCTAATCTTTTCCCCCAGAGGTGATGCATCGGGTGGAGGGGGAGTATGCAGGGTCATGTGCTCCTGCAGATCTGTTGCTTGGCTTGTACTCTACATGCTCACATGCAGcaagcatgctcagtaacatttgctgaagccactgccctttttctgcccccccccaactATATGCAAGGATGGGTTGTCTCTGTATTCCCCATTTCCAGATATACAGATATagagcactcctgtaacagaGGAAAGTAATTAGCACTATGAACACacgaacacaagaatggccatactgggtcagaccaatggtccctctagccctGTATTCTGTCTtcagatagtggccaatgccagatgccccagagggaatgaacagaacaggcaatcatcccttgtcgcccactcccagcttctggtaaacagaggccagggacacccagaacatggagttgcatcctgaccatcttggctaatagccattgagggacctatcctctgtgaacatatctagttcttttttgaaacctgatgactgtgcattatgtgaagaagttcgactccctcagggaacggatggccaggatcccctgggggactaacttgaaggggaaaggagtccaggagagctggctgtatttcaaggaatccctgttgagcttacagggacaaaccatcccaatgagtcgaaagaatagtaaatatggcaggcgaccagcttggcttaatggtgaaatcttagcggatcttaaacataaaaaagaagcttacaagaagtggaaggttggacatatggccagggaagagtataaaaatattgctcgggcatgtaggaatgttatcaggagggccaaatcgcacctggagctgcagctagccagagatgttaagagtaacaagaagggtttcttcaggtatgttggcaacaagaagaaagccaagcaatgtgtgggccccttactgaatgagggaggcaaactagtgacagaggatgtggaaaaagctaatgtactcaatgctttttttgcctctgtcttcacgaacaaggtcagctcccagactgctacgctgggcatcacaaaatggggaagagatggacagccctctgtggagatagaggtggttagggactatttagaaaagctggacgtgcacaagtccatggggccggacgagttgcatccaagactgctgaaggaactggcggctgtgattgcagagccattggccattatctttgaaaactcgtggcgaactggggaagtcccggatgactggaaaaaggctaatgtagtgccaatctttaaaaaagggaagaaggaggatcctgggaactacaggccagtcagcctcacttcagtccctggaaaaatcatggagcaggtcctcaaagaatcaatcctgaagcacttgcatgagaggaaagtgatcaggaacagccagcatggattcaccaagggaaggtcatgcctgactaatctaatcgccttctatgatgagattactggttctgtggatgaagggaaagcagtggatgtattgtttcttgactttagcaaagcttttgacacggtctcccacagtattcttgtcagcaagttaaggaagtatgggctggatgaatgcactacaaggtgggtagaaagctggctagattgtcgggctcaacgggtagtgatcaatggctccatgtctagttggcagccggtatcaagtggagtgccccaagggtcggtcctggggccggttttgttcaatatcttcataaatgatctggaggatggtgtggattgcactctcagcaaatttgcggatgatactaaactgggaggagtggtagatacgctggaggggagggataggatacagaaggacctagacaaattggaggattggggcaaaagaaatctgatgaggttcaataaggataagtgcagggtcctgcacttaggacggaagaatcccatgcaccgctacagactagggaccgaatggctaggcagcagttctgcggaaaaggacctaggggtgacagtggacgagaagctggatatgagtcagcagtgtgcccttgttgccaagaaggccaatggcattttgggatgtataagtaggggcataatgagcagatcgagggacgtgatcgttcccctctattcgacattggtgaggcctcatctggagtactgtgtccagttttgggccccacacttcaagaaggatgtggataaattggagagagtccagcgaagggcaacaaaaatgattaggggtctggaacacatgagttatgaggagaagctgagggagctgggattgtttagcctgcagaagagaagaatgaggggggatttgatagctgctttcaactacctgaaagggggttccaaagaggatggctctagactgttctcaatggtatcagatgacagaacgaggagtaatggtctcaagctgcagtgggggaggtttagattggatattaggaaaaa
Coding sequences within it:
- the LOC125622518 gene encoding olfactory receptor 6F1-like translates to MYVLTIVGNVSIITLVWIHPRLQTPMYFFLCNLSFLEIWYTTACVPKAIGVMLGTSQTISFTVCILGSTECFLLAVMAYDPYLAICHPLRYSSLMTNTFSAQLAFLCWLCGFLAIFVLASLISRLSFCGPNIINYFLCDVDSCIALSCTDTSLVELAMFMVSIIVVMVSCAVTQISYIYIISTILRIPSVQGRQKAFSTCSAHLTVVTIWYGSIIFLYVKPSAQNSLDLNKTINIFNTIVTPLLNPFIYTLRNKEIRNAFQNSCKKLVCNPAGNALDFLLLNGW